The Candidatus Hydrogenedentota bacterium nucleotide sequence GAAAACCGGCGCCTTCGGGCTTGGGGGTTCGAGTCCCTCACCCTCCGCCACTTCTCAAACTACCTCTCCCATAATAGCTTACGGAGGTGCGGCCAGTCCGGGATATCCCATGACTCACTTGACTGCGGCAGCCTTTGGGGTCTCACGTACGTAAAATGGCTCGTCGGTCTCGGGCATGCGTATATTGTCCCAGCGCGCCTTAGGGCCTCCTGCCGGGGTGACTACCGCTATATCCCGCCAGTCGGGCCCCGTGCGGGCCGGGTCGCCGTTCTCGGGGTCGCTTTCGCTGATCGAGCCCCGGTACGTCTGGGTCGTCTCGTAGAGTTCGCCCTCGTAAAGGACAATGGTCATGGTGTAGTTCGTCGGTCCATTGTCGTTATCGCGGAAGTAGTGCACCCGCACGCGATAGTCCTGGCCCCACTGGACCGTGTCGGTTGTGGTCAAGGTCCAATGCTCCGGGCCGCAGTCGTACCGGTCGTCGTAATCGAGCTCGCCGCCGTCGTCGGTTAGTTTGTCTGCGTACCATGAAACGTCGCCCGCAGGGTCGTAGACATAGAGGTCCAGGTCCGTGCCCGGCTTGTCCCAGGTCAGCTCGACGCGGATCACGGCGAGCGGAAACGTCCCTTTCAGGACAAATTCCTGGTTGAGCATATTGTTGCCCACGACCCGCTTGTTCCCGTCCTCGTCCTGCCCGCGCGTGATAAACGTGAGGAAATTCTTGCCGTACTGAAGAGGAACGTCCAGGTAGAATTGGCCGTCAAAAGGCACCGAGGTCTTGTAACTCTCGCTGTTCACCCACACCTCGAGTTCGGTCACCGCGACCTCGCCGCTCTCGATGGTGCCGTGCAGCGTCGTGACCCGGTCGGGCACCTCTTCGTTATTGGAATGTGAGGTCACCGTGATCACGGCGTCGCTGCTCGAATGGAACTGGTTGTTCGCATCTTCCAAGATGTACTCGTAGGCTTCCTTGACCCGGAGCGAGCCGTTGCCGTAGTAGTTGACCCAGTTGTAATTCTCGTAATCCCAGGCGCCCGTATCGCTGTTGAACTTGATGGTCTTGGCCAGGCCCGGGTAGTTCGGGTCATAGATGTCGAATTCAATCCGGGGTTGTGCCTCGGGGTGGATGCGAAAGGCGTAGGCCAAGACCGAATGCGAGCCTTGCTCATCGCCGGCTTTGGTCTCGCGGTCAACTCGCAGGAGAACCGGTTTGCCCGAATTGACCAGCGCGTTGCGTATGACAGCGGCGTTTTTCCTATTGGATTGGAAAAAGAGCATGAGCGAGCGCCCGATATTCAGCCAGCGCATCTGCGTAACAGACGTAAACGCCCGCGTCGCAATGATGTCCTGCCCGGTCAAGCCCACCGGCGGCACCGTGAACATGTACAGGGGGTAAAAGGCGCCATCCTGTTTGTGGTTCAGGTAATACCAGAGCGCCCACATGGTCATTCCCAAGCATTCGCCTTGGCGGTTTACCGCGCTGCCCTCGTTCGCAATCTTGAACCCGTCCATGCCTGGTTCAAACCACCGATTGGCAATCAGGCAGTCGCAGAGTTCCTCGTCCGTTATGACCACGCCATAGGACGAGGCGTGGTACGTCAACAGAGTCACCCTCCCGGTCTCTTCGTCAACATCCGCCAGTTCGACCAGCGAGAGGCCGTCTTCCGCATCGATATAGTAAGGCACGGGCACTTGACTGCTTCCGGGAGTCAAGGGACACGGGATGACGATCTCGATGGGCTGTTCCAGCATGGCATTCGTGCCGATATCCAGCGTGACGATGGGGCCAACGGCCTCGCCTTCTATGGGCACCAGTGTACCGGTGTCATAGCCGACCCTCACCGGCGTGCCGTCCTCGATCGTGGCCGGCGGGATTCGCACGATCACGCCTTCAAGAGGCGTGCCGGCGGGCCCCAGCAGTTCCGCACCATATTGGCCTACGGTCTCGTTCACCAGTCCGACTTGGGTACCGGGAAGGTACTGGGCCCGGCCGATTTCTATCGAAATATAGGCGGGCTTGGACTCCGTGTCGCTTCCTTCCGAGGAGGTTACTGTAAGCGAGACGGCGTACTGACCCGGCCCTGTATAGGTATGCGAGGGATTCGCCACTGAACTTGTGGCGCCATCGCCGAAATCCCAGCTCCAACTCACGATAGTGGAACTGCCTCCGGATGACTGGTCGGTAAACTGAACCGTCAGGGGTGCCGAACCCGAAGTGGGGGCCCCTGTGAACGCAGCCTCAGGACCGGTCGCGGATGGGCAGCCGACACACACGGCGGCAAGGATACTCAAAGCTGAATACACGTATAAGCTTGGCGAGTGCTGCACAGCCATTTTGCCCTCCCCCTTACAGCCT carries:
- a CDS encoding PKD domain-containing protein, with translation MAVQHSPSLYVYSALSILAAVCVGCPSATGPEAAFTGAPTSGSAPLTVQFTDQSSGGSSTIVSWSWDFGDGATSSVANPSHTYTGPGQYAVSLTVTSSEGSDTESKPAYISIEIGRAQYLPGTQVGLVNETVGQYGAELLGPAGTPLEGVIVRIPPATIEDGTPVRVGYDTGTLVPIEGEAVGPIVTLDIGTNAMLEQPIEIVIPCPLTPGSSQVPVPYYIDAEDGLSLVELADVDEETGRVTLLTYHASSYGVVITDEELCDCLIANRWFEPGMDGFKIANEGSAVNRQGECLGMTMWALWYYLNHKQDGAFYPLYMFTVPPVGLTGQDIIATRAFTSVTQMRWLNIGRSLMLFFQSNRKNAAVIRNALVNSGKPVLLRVDRETKAGDEQGSHSVLAYAFRIHPEAQPRIEFDIYDPNYPGLAKTIKFNSDTGAWDYENYNWVNYYGNGSLRVKEAYEYILEDANNQFHSSSDAVITVTSHSNNEEVPDRVTTLHGTIESGEVAVTELEVWVNSESYKTSVPFDGQFYLDVPLQYGKNFLTFITRGQDEDGNKRVVGNNMLNQEFVLKGTFPLAVIRVELTWDKPGTDLDLYVYDPAGDVSWYADKLTDDGGELDYDDRYDCGPEHWTLTTTDTVQWGQDYRVRVHYFRDNDNGPTNYTMTIVLYEGELYETTQTYRGSISESDPENGDPARTGPDWRDIAVVTPAGGPKARWDNIRMPETDEPFYVRETPKAAAVK